TCGCCCAGTCCCATGTGCAACATCGACTTGCAGACAGTCCTTATGAGCAACGCGTGAACGAATGCCTGGGCGCGACCATGAGTCTGGAGCGGTTCATTCCCGGCATGCGGAACCTGGCCGAATTGCATCCGCTGGACGTTGCCGTCTATGGACATGCCCTGGAGCCGGTGCTGGCCCGACGCGCCCGCCACATCACCGAGGAATCGGAACGGGTCCGGGCCTTCCTGGACGCATTGTCCCGGGACGACCAGGTGGCCGCCGGTGCGTTGTTGTCGGCCTCCCATGAGAGTTCCCGTACCCTCTTCGAGAATTCCATACCCGAACTGGACGCCCTCGTGGCCACGCTGACCGCATTCCGGGGCATTGCCGGTGCCCGGCTCACGGGCGCCGGATGGGGAGGCAGTGTCCTCGCATGGTGTCCGGACGGCATTCCCAAAGGCCTGCCCGAACGACTGAAGGCTACCTACACGGAATTGTTCGACGCGGAACTGCAGGTATGGGATACGGGTCTTTCAGATGGTCTCCGTCTGGAGTCTGCAACACGTTGACCCATGAAACGGAAGCCCGACCCCGGTCACGGAAGAGCCATGGATGATCTGCGACACACCCCCCCGAGCGGGGCTCACACCCGTCCCTGGCTCCGGCATCCGTGGCTGCGGACCGGGCTTGAGTGGCTGGGCATCCTGGCCTTGGCGGCATTGCTGCTGTTCACCGACACGGGCAAGGACGTCAACGGATGGCTGAAGCAACAATTGCTCCGTACCGGATTCTTCCAGCCGGATATTCCGCTCGCCCAGATGCGCCCGGAGCCCGCCAATTTCAACGTACACTTGATGACATTGGACGGCGAGCCCGTCTCCCTCGCATCATTCCGGGGATCCGCGATTTTCATGAACATCTGGGCCACATGGTGTCCTCCATGCCTGGCCGAGATGCCGTACATCCAGTCCCTCCATGACGACCTGCAGGGAACGGGTGTTGCGTTCGTCATGATTTCAACGGACGACGCCGACACGGACGTTCAGGCGTTCCTGGATCGAAAAGGATACACGTTTCCGGTGTACCGTCTGGCCGCCCCGCTGCCTCCGCCCTACACCAGCAATGTCCTGCCGACCACGTACATCATCGGGGCGGATGGAACGCTTGGCCTGGTGCACGCCGGGATGGCGAATTACGACAAGCCCGAATTCCGGACGTATCTGCGCAAGCTCAACGACGCAGGTAATCGTCCGTCCCGTCCAACCAATCCTGACGCGGAGGGCTGAAAATGTCGACATCCAGTGTGTCCTCGAGCGCCTCGGCCTTGTGCCACACATTCGACGGAATATGGAGCACTTCTCCTGGTCCGACATCCACGACTTCCTCCCCGTTCTCGCCGATGAAAAAGCGGAGTACGCCGGACAGGACATACGTGATCTGTTCGTTGTCGTGCTGATGCTTCGGCACGATGCAGCCCTTGTCCAGGTAGACGTGGGCCAGCATGACCCTTTCCCCGGAAATCAGGCGACGGCCGAGCGAAGGGGACAATTGTTCTACGGGAAGGTCATCCCAGGCGAAGTGACGGACAGCAGACATGGTCACACCGTGTTGTTCATGTTGTCGGAAGCGTCAGTATACTGCGTCGCCACATGATCATACCAGCCCCCTGACATGCGACATCTCAGAGCCGTTTCCAGGCTGCTTGCAGCGACCATATTGACCCTTCTGCTGGTCTTGGTGTGGGCAATCGGGAATGTGATCGTGTCCCGCTCCACCCGACGCCTGAACAGATGGCGGCACGTCATCATGCGCGTGTGGGGACGGGGTATCCTGCGAATCATGGGCGGTCGACTGACCGTGGAAGGACCCGTTCCGCAACCGCCGTTCTGTCTCGTGTCGAATCACCTCGGCTACATGGACATTTTCGTGATGGCCGCCACGGTACAGGCGCGCCTGGTGTCGAGGGCCGACCTGGCCCACTGGCCCGCAATCGGGTGGCTTGCCCGGCACTTCGGTACCCTTTTCCTGGACCGGAAGCGCCTGCGGGACATTCCCTACGTGGCCGACCAGATGAAGGCGGTCCTGCAGGAGGAAGACGGCGTGGTCTTCTTCCCGGAGGGGACGTCCTCGTCCGGACAGGACGTATTGCCCTTCCGGTCGCCCTTGCTCAATGTCCCGGTTGAACTGGGCATGCCGGTCCACACGGCCGCCATCGCCTATTACCGCCAGGCGGGCAATGCGACTTCGGAAATCTGCTGGTGGGGAGACGTGACCTTTACGGACCATCTCTATCACCTGCTCGGGCTTCCCGGATTCGAAGCGCGGATTGTATTCGGCAGCGAGGTCATCCAGGGCACGGACCGGAAGCAACTGGCCACCGATGCGGAGCGCATGACCCGGGTGTTGCGCGAACGTGCGTCGCGTAATTTTCACGGTCCGGTTCCCGATTGACCGCGAACTTCCGCCCCTCACCCATCCCATTGATCCATGTCGACATCGGCTTTCCTGCCCGCT
The Rhodothermales bacterium genome window above contains:
- a CDS encoding TlpA disulfide reductase family protein; translated protein: MKRKPDPGHGRAMDDLRHTPPSGAHTRPWLRHPWLRTGLEWLGILALAALLLFTDTGKDVNGWLKQQLLRTGFFQPDIPLAQMRPEPANFNVHLMTLDGEPVSLASFRGSAIFMNIWATWCPPCLAEMPYIQSLHDDLQGTGVAFVMISTDDADTDVQAFLDRKGYTFPVYRLAAPLPPPYTSNVLPTTYIIGADGTLGLVHAGMANYDKPEFRTYLRKLNDAGNRPSRPTNPDAEG
- a CDS encoding cupin domain-containing protein gives rise to the protein MSAVRHFAWDDLPVEQLSPSLGRRLISGERVMLAHVYLDKGCIVPKHQHDNEQITYVLSGVLRFFIGENGEEVVDVGPGEVLHIPSNVWHKAEALEDTLDVDIFSPPRQDWLDGTDDYLRR
- a CDS encoding lysophospholipid acyltransferase family protein, with the protein product MRHLRAVSRLLAATILTLLLVLVWAIGNVIVSRSTRRLNRWRHVIMRVWGRGILRIMGGRLTVEGPVPQPPFCLVSNHLGYMDIFVMAATVQARLVSRADLAHWPAIGWLARHFGTLFLDRKRLRDIPYVADQMKAVLQEEDGVVFFPEGTSSSGQDVLPFRSPLLNVPVELGMPVHTAAIAYYRQAGNATSEICWWGDVTFTDHLYHLLGLPGFEARIVFGSEVIQGTDRKQLATDAERMTRVLRERASRNFHGPVPD